A window of the Hypomesus transpacificus isolate Combined female chromosome 10, fHypTra1, whole genome shotgun sequence genome harbors these coding sequences:
- the LOC124472182 gene encoding centrosome and spindle pole associated protein 1-like isoform X5 yields the protein MDDDLENFLKEQRAKVAEDKANLKHDPPYMEIRAKHHKAYDQTIKENIPPFKRSTVLAKEEGQSLSLSLGEDYERKKQKLQEELRQDYRRYMAQEHGASLRPPPVLDVQPGPRPPSRRDAATLTEGRRGVHIGRHLAEVRGPWAEEDGLPFRESRTTRLGRVEPGDEDSEDDYVEDELELMERRRLEAIQSERRRPRHYYKADSRSRDRRKEPHGEYIDTGHHGQRTSHENRQRKEADGSVVQEGYQDRTSSLTNQVKLQSTGDTSSNPTSKSAINKNEFATGLMIGAADADVVSQRRKERYRQELQEQIAEQQRNKKREKDLELRVTSTGATEPEKLSIGKKREDLYRAGLGLDEAPAGEEPRRPPADEKHSVDRERERLPPELPIVAFQSPLLEYSSALGLSNGGLSPYSQAMAVPRGMDSPRMPGIPLHPQNRMAEAYRSPYDEGYSYYGARNTLEPNLPYYGQMAIPGGVPLMSYLTLPQTGGGPPSHHSLHGTQHIYPEAPPPPLRPNSEAATVSSGISVFPGEKILPSKERALSYKEALKQQIQEKQERRRLEKEERDSTEARLEFHMKNHDPWGRGGCGAPLRDTRGNLITDLHQMHKQNEEAWLNPETWQKRAPGIVPVLREDLPSINTVSGFDRVQTPMYARGSVFANQPTPQQLMEKDKYKSFLKQQIEEKRLKEAEEREKLRLEEEKEERRLAEQRARIQWEYDEEQERKKRKEMEQKAKNEELACLAEERRKEAERKKKEADEKEMAALRMQYEEERQARVEEYDPHHTVYLQVHREPSPPIPTLQKRHRAPQYTPRPPTVDSRRSTAPMSECSLSGLQSQSPPVPARRNELRAAEDQRGVISELSALRRQLRSEQKRLEGQLMRSEWEELESPMSDRRREVDVFDMARLRLQAPVRRPPSRNMEPSKLLRIHDSLQFRYPDSDFRYGYGELPRDEGQPVDIQRQADQREQQRRRSSLRRKPGHDYFDLSPPQKPNHYSRDPGRGYLLESESAFINPMGDTYPVPRPPEQKPPQLSARERRRRAKNAESHNVISEDREASREPTRLPDDYILQSESAGRAQEHEHHSWTRRLLALRRRGRTTVSPLGDLSEDDDDDEESPGVSPRGPDRRSSADTDATEPWLRPESSETLKRLMTGPSRRERLPPLQGVHTQDWGGPSTYHG from the exons ATGGACGATGATCTTGAGAACTTCCTCAAGGAACAGAGAGCCAAAGTGGCAGAGGATAAAGCCAACTTGAAACACGATCCTCCTTACATGGAAATACGT GCAAAGCATCATAAGGCCTATGACCAAACTATTAAGGAAAACATCCCTCCATTTAAGCGATCTACAGTATTGGCAAAAG AAGAGGGTCAGAGCCTAAGTTTATCTCTGGGTGAGGACTATGAGCGGAAGAAGCAGAAATTACAGGAAGAGCTTCGGCAGGACTACAGACGCTACATGGCCCAG GAGCACGGTGCTTCCCTCAGACCTCCACCCGTGCTTGATGTTCAGCCCGGCCCCAGACCGCCATCCAGAAGAGATGCAGCCACTCTGACCGAGGGGCGGAGAGGGGTGCACATTGGGCGCCACCTGGCCGAGGtcaggggtccctgggctgaggaaGATGGACTGCCCTTTcgagagagcaggaccaccagactgggaagggtggagcctgGGGATGAAGACTCTGAAGATGACTATGTAGAGGACGAGCTGGAactgatggagaggaggaggctggaagCCATTCAatcggagaggaggaggccaagGCACTACTACAAAGCTGACAGCAG GTCCCGAGATAGGAGAAAAGAGCCACATGGTGAATATATTGACACAGGTCATCATGGACAGAGAACAAGTCATGAAAACAG GCAGAGGAAGGAGGCTGATGGATCTGTTGTCCAAGAGGGTTATCAAGACAGGACCTCCTCCTTGACAAACCAAGTCAA gCTACAGTCAACAGGGGACACCAGTTCAAACCCGACGTCAAAGTCAGCCATCAACAAGAATGAGTTTGCTACAGGGCTCATGATCG GGGCTGCAGATGCTGATGTGGTCTCACAGAGGCGGAAGGAGCGCTACAGACAGGAGCTACAGGAGCAGATAGCTGAACAGCAGAGGAACAAGAAAAG AGAGAAAGATCTGGAACTGAGAGTAACCTCCACAGGAGCCACTGAACCTGAGAAACTG AGTattgggaaaaaaagagaggatcTGTACCGAGCTGGCCTGGGTCTGGACGAGGCACCAGCAGGGGAAGAACCTAGAAGGCCACCCGCTGATGAGAAGCATtctgtggacagagagagggagaggctccCCCCTGAGTTGCCCATCGTAGCCTTCCAGTCTCCGCTCCTAGAGTACAGCTCAGCGCTGGGGCTGTCCAACGGGGGGCTCTCCCCGTACAGCCAGGCCATGGCTGTCCCCCGAGGCATGGACTCCCCCAG AATGCCAGGCATCCCTTTGCACCCCCAAAACAGAATGGCAGAAGCCTACAGGAGTCCCTATGATGAAGGCTACTCATACTATGGAGCCAGGAATACATTGGAGCCCAATCTGCCCTACT ATGGTCAGATGGCGATACCTGGAGGAGTCCCACTGATGTCCTACCTAACCCTACCTCAAACTGGAGGAGGCCCGCCCAGTCATCACAGCCTTCACGGTACCCAGCATATATACCCAGAagcacctccaccacccct CAGACCCAACAGTGAGGCTGCCACGGTCAGCTCAGGGATCAGTGTCTTTCCTGGAGAGAAGATCCTTCCATCCAAGGAGAGGGCACTAAGTTACAAGGAAGCACTGAAACAGCAG atccaggagaagcaggagcgccggaggctggagaaggaggagagggacagcactgaggCCAGGCTGGAGTTCCACATGAAGAACCATGACCCATGGGGCCGGGGAGGCTGCGGAGCACCTCTTAGAGACACCCGAGGGAACCTCATTA CTGACCTACACCAGATGCACAAGCAGAATGAGGAGGCTTGGCTGAACCCCGAGACATGGCAGAAAAGAGCCCCAGGCATCGTGCCCGTCCTGCGGGAGGACCTGCCTTCCATAAACACAGTCTCAG GTTTTGACCGTGTCCAGACCCCTATGTATGCCAGAGGCAGTGTGTTTGCCAACCAGCCCACACCTCAGCAACTCATGGAAAAGGACAAGTACAAGTCCTTCCTAAAACAACAG ATTGAAGAGAAGCGCCtaaaggaggcagaggagagggagaagctccgcctggaggaggagaaggaggagaggaggctggcggAGCAGAGGGCTCGAATCCAGTGGGAGTAtgatgaggagcaggagaggaagaaacgCAAGGAGATGGAG CAAAAGGCCAAGAACGAGGAGCTGGCCTGCCTTGCAGAAGAGCGAAGGAAGGAGGCggagaggaaaaagaaagaggcgGATGAGAAGGAGATGGCTGCGCTGAGGATGCAgtatgaggaagagagacaggcgcgtgtggaggag TATGATCCCCATCATACTGTCTATCTGCAGGTGCACAGGgagccctccccccccatccccaccctccagaagagacacagggccccccagtacacccccagaccccccaccGTGGACAGCAGACGCTCCACCGCCCCCATGTCC GAGTGTTCGCTTTCAGGACTCCAGTCCCAGTCACCGCCTGTACCTGCTCGTAGGAACGAGTTGAGAGCTgcag AGGACCAGAGGGGAGTGATCAGTGAGTTGTCTGCGTTGCGTAGACAGCTGCGCAGCGAACAGAAACGTCTGGAGGGACAGCTGATGCGCTCAGAGTGGGAGGAGCTGGAGTCTCCTATGAGTGACAG gcgtaGGGAGGTTGATGTGTTTGACATGGCCAGGCTGCGTTTGCAGGCCCCCGTCCGAAGGCCCCCCTCCAGGAACATGGAGCCTAGCAAACTGCTCCGTATCCATGACTCCCTACAGTTCCGATACCCTG ACAGTGATTTCAGATATGGGTACGGTGAGCTCCCCAGGGACGAGGGTCAGCCTGTGGACATACAGAGACAGGCTGACCAGCGGGAACAGCAGCGCAGGAGGAGCAGTCTGAGGAGGAAACCAGGCCACG ATTATTTTGACCTGTCACCACCCCAGAAACCGAACCATTATTCG AGGGATCCCGGGAGAGGCTACCTGTTAGAATCAGAGAGTGCCTTCATCA ACCCCATGGGCGACACATACCCGGTGCCCCGTCCCCCTGAACAGAAGCCCCCCCAGCTGTCTgctagggagaggaggaggcgggccAAGAACGCTGAGTCGCACAATGTCATTTCAGAG GACAGAGAGGCTTCCAGGGAGCCTACCAGATTGCCAGATGACTACATCCTCCAATCAGAGTCAGCAGGGCGGGCCCAGGAGCATGAGCACCACAGCTGGACCAGGAGACTGCTGGCTCTGAGGCGCCGTGGCAGGACAACAG TGTCTCCTCTAGGAGACCTGtcagaggatgatgatgatgatgaagagtcTCCGGGGGTCTCTCCCCGTGGCCCCGACCGCCGCAGCTCTGCAGACACGGATGCCACCGAGCCCTGGTTGAGACCAGAGTCATCGGAAACGTTGAAGCGCCTGATGACGGGTCCGTCCAGGAGGGAGAGGCTGCCCCCTCTCCAAGGCGTCCACACACAGGACTGGGGTGGGCCCTCCACCTACCACGGCTGA